One genomic window of Corticium candelabrum chromosome 9, ooCorCand1.1, whole genome shotgun sequence includes the following:
- the LOC134184156 gene encoding neurobeachin-like protein 1: MATIPLATFVETVGYASLKDHVLAVCSPNKEILEAFLDMAVEGAYCEGSNSVCNTDVLLLLINWLPSLSFDLQRWLGGCMSGTCVYGPHNQMLCCRAGMIAAVLDVLATGQKIDKQASEYLITLLETLANHSVTSFDLKKLISLFRPTGDGCLLYYTPKLLEMMERLSLSDGRHAPKEYFDLHHPSAVRPKDFFITFTGTVLAWLLPDP; the protein is encoded by the exons ATGGCTACAATTCCACTT GCCACTTTTGTGGAGACTGTTGGATACGCGTCTCTGAAGGATCATGTGCTGGCAGTATGCAGTCCCAATAAAGAAATTCTCGAGGCATTTCTTGATATG GCTGTCGAAGGAGCATATTGTGAGGGTTCAAACTCGGTGTGTAACACGGATGTGTTGTTGCTTCTTATCAATTGGTTGCCTTCGTTGTCATTTGATCTGCAACGTTGGCTGGGAGGATGTATGAGTGGCACTTGTGTGTATGGCCCACACAACCAGATGCTGTGCTGTAGAGCTGGAATGATTGCTGCCGTGTTGGATGTTCTTGCCACTGGCCagaagatagacaaacaggcttCAG AATATCTTATTACTCTTTTGGAAACACTGGCTAATCATTCTGTGACATCGTTTGATCTTAAGAAGCTCATTAGTCTCTTTCGACCAACAGGAGATGGCTGCCTG TTGTATTACACACCAAAGCTACTTGAGATGATGGAGAGACTTTCGCTGTCTGATGGACGACATGCTCCAAAAGAATATTTTGATCTTCACCATCCGAGTGCAGTAAGGCCTAAAGACTTTTTTATTACCTTTACTGGTACCGTACTCGCTTGGTTATTACCCGACCCCTAA
- the LOC134184819 gene encoding transcription factor Adf-1-like — protein sequence MDRTLTVDERLIAAVRNFSCIWKVSTDMRRDQIAKEYAWREIAAEVECLSLDCCRKRWKSLRDRYVKELKKLRNRREKSRDGEEVKATSWYLYDQLSFLNDSVRHRARRYLDYSQTSFSTQSMAPGRDESSVEESSCGQFKAEDAAHSDNGTYSEEHKGDHSTSSENNIACTTATTTDSSFDPSDLYLKVKKRRVSPECDDGVIMAKVQNFHEQRKRPNNESEAALYGRLVSATLERFTPQQRALARIKIDEILFNIEFGSAGGL from the exons ATGGACCGTACGCTTACCGTCGACGAACGTCTAATCGCAGCCGTGCGCAACTTCTCATGCATCTGGAAAGTATCCACCGACATGCGCAGAGACCAGATAGCCAAGGAGTACGCTTGGCGCGAGATTGCAGCCGAGGTGGAGTGTTTATCACTCGACTGCTGTAGAAAACGCTGGAAAAGCTTACGAGACAGATATGTGAAAGAATTGAAGAAACTCAGGAATAGACGTGAGAAAAGCAGAGACGGGGAGGAAGTGAAAGCGACATCTTGGTATTTGTACGATCAACTGTCGTTCCTAAATGACTCCGTCCGTCACAGAGC GAGAAGGTATCTTGACTATAGCCAGACTAGTTTCAGTACACAGTCTATGGCACCTGGTCGTGACGAATCAAGTGTAGAAGAGTCGAG TTGTGGTCAGTTTAAAGCTGAAGATGCAGCACATAGTGACAATGGTACGTATTCGGAGGAACACAAAGGTGATCATTCGACCTCATCCGAGAACAACATTGCGTGTACTACTGCGACTACTACAGATTCTTCTTTCGACCCTTCCGATTTGTATCTCAAAGTAAAGAAGAGGCGTGTCAGTCCAGAATGTGATGATGGTGTGATTATGGCAAAAGTGCAAAATTTTCATGAACAAAGAAAGCGACCTAACAATGAATCAGAGGCCGCGCTGTATGGTAGATTGGTCAGTGCCACTCTTGAGAGGTTTACACCTCAACAGAGGGCTCTGGCAAGAATCAAAATCGATGAGATTCTTTTTAACATTGAGTTTGGAAGTGCAGGAGGTCTTTAG
- the LOC134184800 gene encoding uncharacterized protein LOC134184800 produces MGNNTKTDEQQTHGSGTSQRLSGTPWLRWRRPVILISIAVIVGLGLFSLGLVPWCVVKSKSRKTLTTNQIFTTRAISISGILYDKVNISVTSQVEMFHRISLHVYSKPPPLDVYRHVDLRAKYFYISPGIVFPREFFLNIGSVVNLTFCADGQTRLLVIKGEGTISDFDNIRSPFQLVHNEVCGPAACRSESDVCKMSFASIESDLYHFCFETDGVDSVNVTRIVYSINSLQYNLNATEGKSCVPLNINEEDGNAWCDLPVPWTDSAVAIVEMAGIAHQNLIFVIKTYVRQSFIWIFAGIAICLVGITCTVMIIIIVARSSRSRVRQGCNAGSVQQREETDPLVTQDQGQNDGNSSTDSLE; encoded by the coding sequence GATATTGATATCGATTGCGGTAATTGTTGGCCTAGGTTTATTCTCTTTGGGTCTAGTGCCTTGGTGCGTAGTCAAGAGCAAGAGTCGAAAAACACTAACGACGAACCAGATCTTCACTACCAGAGCAATTTCAATTAGTGGAATTCTTTACGATAAAGTCAATATTAGTGTAACAAGTCAAGTAGAAATGTTTCATCGCATTTCCCTCCACGTCTATTCTAAACCACCACCACTGGATGTCTACAGACATGTCGATCTAAGAGCAAAATATTTCTATATATCTCCAGGGATAGTTTTTCCTAGAGAATTTTTTCTCAATATTGGCTCTGTCGTCAATCTAACATTCTGTGCGGATGGCCAGACGCGGTTATTGGTGATCAAAGGAGAAGGCACAATTTCTGATTTTGATAACATCAGGTCACCATTTCAACTGGTCCATAATGAAGTATGTGGACCTGCTGCTTGTCGATCGGAATCTGATGTGTGCAAAATGAGCTTCGCCAGCATTGAGTCTGATCTCTACCATTTCTGCTTTGAAACAGACGGCGTGGACAGTGTCAATGTGACTCGTATTGTCTATTCTATTAACTCATTGCAGTACAACTTGAATGCAACAGAAGGAAAAAGCTGTGTTCcacttaatattaatgaagAGGATGGTAATGCTTGGTGTGATCTACCGGTTCCCTGGACTGATTCTGCAGTGGCAATCGTAGAAATGGCCGGCATAGCCCATCAAAATCTTATATTCGTTATCAAGACGTATGTACGCCAGTCATTCATCTGGATTTTTGCTGGAATTGCCATCTGTTTAGTCGGCATTACATGTACTGTCATGATAATTATCATTGTTGCACGGTCGTCTAGATCTCGAGTGCGTCAGGGCTGCAATGCAGGAAGTGTACAGCAAAGGGAGGAGACAGATCCCTTAGTTACTCAAGATCAAGGTCAGAATGACGGGAATAGTTCTACTGACAGTCTTGAATAA
- the LOC134184416 gene encoding LOW QUALITY PROTEIN: neurobeachin-like protein 1 (The sequence of the model RefSeq protein was modified relative to this genomic sequence to represent the inferred CDS: deleted 1 base in 1 codon; substituted 1 base at 1 genomic stop codon): MQWHHVGIVHVGQRRPWGIREVLIFIDGQLCRKTSMKLPDFSEGFGSCHIGCAGHRTTNELDSLPNIDWPDSPVDSLDAGAGSEYPSSILAGSQDSEWGTPCSLLGQLGPVCVFFEAISETQMKILYSRGPDDVTLFQPGDANSQLSTLSSQLLLFYHAKACKNHLCFDITVRPRGKHSQHGRLTGHKAVTQNIKDTLGTLGGVQVLFPLLETVDLPVQPCLEPVVTLSSTDGTHGVVSQCSKTLNLNVENDVCERVTASGSSVSDNALTPISTTSDEVDSPEGGQQLQWKPPAWRPTFRNEDDERCEVARFLSLLRSFLFQSPSNQSALQERNGMAVIGALLHKVDACHINVEMLSVVQMLVETVASTNTRLVGQIYEHLVFNFGIWTRAKFHTQIGHIQYVATVIKDNFKMCRSRYGVSFLLGVVRKFHSSTPTTPSTPKVFEFGEISDEEKAIRGALFSSTKYFMQKGMKMEELEATLNFIASSVEPSHLMEVLGMLYSLMTKAPAHAEIIEMISGTGRGELLWALTQFGDERVRTIGLKILVAMMTSSHVSLSNKRRLLLDDTSTGALCQCMSAFDLTRAEATLLMEIASVKVGSSYVAGVLQNYDLVVSLVEIAVNADYHVRLEICQRILISLSKLSIGLKWYVEEPAWFKGLVALLTPARKAVRLQATPPLPRQVSDGSERSLTAVPIEDVNERDVLDRTAKALGCELCNMVLDILALIMWQGLSGCDSWKERGQVMACIDNTAAEYELLQPAITLKRELFERCLHAAGDDLAHAGLIDAVLVTGAVQLIQAVENFIFRSSLGYGDLSGEFATVWSGKLIKGIFQVLDQLHVWHATDSTNKDLARIGLRVLLAAVNQPVEELCAVATSRLQPLLQKHPLPDFLEASFILGSVCDSLASAIQKGEADSDCYNHMLLLPIVRMLLILWKDVLDIDHHLPNLPSQDDASFTHNLLEFMKSDEWRAFLGEQIFPTMENYAQDLHGPATTRVARLQQECQVACTESVKKSKHRVAEGMVKVQELVMNPFMARRETERDHLAAELAEDKKCHLTVLKYWREQKQFLTSERGTWSNRETQESYWMVDNRENFSRMHLKLRRLFNYDRHVEASLKRDRTGRSSTSEPGHVTGGIDLTVGEEARVRNQADDRLGDDEWLVLRDAETSSPVSGLAEVVILEQCELVVHTEVVPGTFRMTRSHVYFFDTRPPSERELDVGGDFQWDLSQLREVHLRRYNLRRSALEFFLLNQTNYFINFTKQTRNKIYSKLLSLHPPNLIYASSRSPAEMLADSGITQKWVRRQISNFDYLMQLNTISGRSYNDFSQYPVFPWILKDYHSEELDLNNPDIFRDLTKPIGVQNPAHVAEVAEKYEMFFDPGGIVDKFHYGTHYSNAASVMHYLVRLEPFTSLHIQLQGGKFDLADRQFYSIPAAWETLLKNPNDVKELIPEFFYFPEFLVNQNRIDLGELQTGQRVDDVVLPAWAASPETSXDFIWKHRQALESEYVSDHLHEWIDLIFGYKQRGPAAVEALNVFYYCTYEGAVDLDAITNPQEREALEGMIKNFGQTPTQLLKDAHPKRMSVDEASHYNKRLAENATLAPDVFENLEKLKAYFVEVYKDGDPVVYIGIAGRKSQSFLHSGLPRDLVTVNEYGVRHNHDWLPYSTGKKCPFTFNMDPLLASSRSLPSLGAPFSPDLVVKSHLFVLTRDGKMFIVAGHWDNSFRVWLSAKGKMTQIIRKHTDVVTCVAADSRGQYLITGSRDTTCRVWLILHQHGFAASVDETPIQTLFGHDSEVTAVALNTELDIAVTGSLNGTCIIHTVQTGQYVCTLNSPFAETHQSSIALLGIGAFGTIVVYCAGQSKSGVQDGNNCMLHKYSVNGKLLAFVSVDAMSDMTVSGQWLVGAHGKKLIVRSLEALLPVHEVSLLAPIQTLTITSKNTHVLLGLNDGKLIILAVNPN, encoded by the exons ATGCAGTGG CATCATGTTGGTATTGTACATGTGGGCCAGAGACGTCCGTGGGGCATTAGAGAGGTGTTGATTTTTATTGATGGCCAACTTTGTCGTAAGACAAGTATGAAACTGCCTGActttagtgaa GGATTTGGATCGTGCCACATTGGATGTGCTGGACATCGTACAACAAACGAGTTGGACAGTCTTCCAAATATCGACTGGCCTGACTCGCCTGTAGACTCTCTAGATGCAGGTGCTGGTAGTGAATATCCATCGTCTATACTG GCTGGCAGCCAAGACAGCGAATGGGGTACTCCATGTTCTCTACTCGGTCAGCTTGGTCCAGTTTGTGTGTTCTTTGAAGCTATTTCAGAGACTCAAATGAAGATCCTTTACTCACGAG GTCCGGACGATGTGACTTTGTTTCAGCCTGGCGATGCCAATTCTCAACTGAGTACTCTGTCGTCacagttgttactgttttatCATGCCAAG GCTTGCAAGAATCACTTGTGTTTTGATATCACTGTAAGGCCACGTGGGAAACATAGTCAACATGGCCG GTTGACTGGACACAAAGCAGTGACACAGAACATTAAG GATACATTAGGAACTCTCGGAGGTGTTCAGGTGCTGTTTCCATTATTGGAGACCGTTGACCTACCAGTTCAACCGTGTCTTGAGCCTGTAGTTACGTTGAGTAGTACAGATGGTACACACGGTGTAGTGTCTCAATGTAGTAAAACTTTGAATCTTAATGTCGAAAATGATGTTTGTGAACGAGTGACAGCATCAGGAAGCTCTGTATCTGATAACGCTCTCACACCAATATCTACCACATCTGATGAGGTTGACAGTCCTGAAGGAGGGCAACAGCTACAATGGAAACCTCCAGCAT GGCGGCCGACGTTTCGGAATGAAGACGATGAACGATGTGAGGTAGCAAGGTTTTTGTCGTTGTTGAGGAGCTTTCTTTTTCAATCGCCATCAAACCAATCGGCTCTTCAGGAACGGAATGGGATGGCAGTTATTGGAGCTTTGTTGCACAAG GTTGATGCTTGTCACATCAATGTAGAAATGTTATCTGTCGTGCAGATGTTGGTTGAGACAGTGGCGTCTACTAATACTCGCCTTGTAGGGCAGATCTACGAGCATTTGGTATTCAACTTTGGAATTTGGACTCGGGCAAAGTTTCACACACAAATCG GGCACATTCAATATGTGGCTACAGTCATTAAGGACAACTTCAAGATGTGCCGCAGTAGATATGGTGTATCCTTCCTACTCGGTGTTGTGCGGAAATTTCATAG TTCAACACCAACTACGCCGTCAACTCCTAAAGTCTTTGAATTTGGAGAGATTAGTGATGAAGAGAAAGCTATTCGTGGGGCACTATTTA GTTCGACCAAGTATTTTATGCAGAAAGGTATGAAAATGGAGGAACTCGAAGCAACGTTAAATTTTATTGCCAGCTCTGTTGAGCCATCACAC CTAATGGAAGTGTTGGGAATGCTGTACTCTCTGATGACGAAGGCTCCTGCTCATGCTGAGATAATAGAGATGATCTCTGGTACTGGCCGAGGTGAGTTGCTGTGGGCGTTGACTCAGTTTGGGGACGAAAGAGTGCGAACTATTGGTCTGAAG ATACTAGTGGCTATGATGACATCAAGCCACGTCTCTCTGAGCAACAAGCGACGCTTGCTGCTGGATGATACGAGCACTGGAG CTTTGTGTCAATGTATGAGTGCTTTTGATTTGACTCGCGCTGAAGCTACGTTGCTGATGGAGATCGCAAGTGTTAAAGTTGGCAGTTCTTATGTGGCTG GTGTGCTACAGAACTACGACTTAGTGGTATCACTTGTTGAGATTGCAGTCAATGCAGATTACCATGTCCGATTGGAAATATGTCAACGA ATCTTAATTTCATTGTCAAAACTGTCAATCGGTTTGAAATGGTATGTGGAGGAGCCGGCTTGGTTTAAgggtcttgttgcattgctcACTCCTGCTCGGAAAGCTGTCAGACTTCAGGCAACACCGCCGTTGCCCAGACAAGTCTCAGATGGTAGTGAACGCTCTCTCACAGCTGTGCCAATTGAGGATGTAAATGAGAGAGACGTGCTGGATCGAACTGCAAAGGCTCTCGGTTGTGAACTGTGTAACATGGTTTTGGACATTCTGGCTCTCATTATGTGGCAAGGATTGAGTGGTTGTGACAGTTGGAAG GAACGAGGTCAGGTGATGGCTTGTATAGACAATACAGCTGCCGAGTATGAACTTCTTCAGCCAGCAATTACATTGAAACGAGA aCTCTTTGAACGTTGTCTACATGCTGCAGGAGATGATTTGGCTCATGCAG GTTTAATAGATGCTGTTCTTGTAACTGGTGCTGTGCAACTCATTCAAGCTGTTGAGAATTTCATCTTCAGGTCGTCACTTGGATATGGAG ATCTGTCAGGAGAGTTTGCAACAGTCTGGAGTGGCAAG TTGATTAAAggaatttttcaagttcttgATCAATTGCATGTCTGGcatgccactgattctacaaACAAAGATTTAGCACGCATTGGTCTCCGAGTTCTATTGGCTGCTGTAAACCAACCTGTTGAAGAG TTGTGTGCTGTGGCAACATCTCGGTTGCAGCCACTGCTGCAGAAGCATCCTTTGCCTGATTTCCTTGAGGCAAGCTTCATTCTTGGTTCAGTGTGTGACTCTTTAGCATCTGCTATACAAAAGGGAGAAGCAG ATTCCGATTGCTACAACCATATGTTACTTCTTCCCATAGTACGTATGCTGTTGATCTTATGGAAGGATGTTCTAGACATTGATCATCATCTTCCTAATCTGCCTTCACAAGACGATGCTTCTTTTACTCATAATTTACTAGAATTTATGAAGTCTGATGAGTGGAGAGCATTTCTTGGAGAGCAA ATTTTTCCTACGATGGAGAACTATGCTCAGGATCTACATGGTCCAGCCACGACACGTGTAGCCAGACTGCAACAAGAATGTCAAGTTGCTTGTACAGAGTCAGTCAAGAAGAGCAAGCATCGTGTTGCTGAAGGCATGGTGAAGGTGCAG GAATTGGTTATGAATCCTTTTATGGCTCGACGTGAAACTGAACGAGATCACCTTGCTGCTGAATTGGCGGAAGACAAAAAGTGTCATCTCACAGTTCTTAAATACTGGAGGGAACAAAAGCAGTTTCTCACAAGTGAGCGAGGCACATGGTCTAACAG agAAACACAGGAATCTTATTGGATGGTTGACAATCGAGAGAACTTTAGTAGAATGCATCTCAAACTGCGAAGGCTCTTCAACTATGATCGTCATGTTGAAGCCAGTCTTAAAAGAGATAGAACAG GACGCTCCAGTACGTCTGAaccaggtcacgtgactggtgGCATTGACCTGACGGTTGGTGAAGAGGCTCGTGTTCGGAATCAGGCTGACGATCGCCTTGGAGACGATGAATGGCTTGTGCTCAGAGATGCAGAAAC CTCTTCACCAGTGTCTGGTCTTGCAGAAGTTGTTATTCTTGAACAGTGTGAACTTGTTGTTCATACAGAAGTTGTGCCAGGCACCTTTAGGATGACTAGAAGCCATGTGTATTTTTTTGATACAAGGCCACCTTCAGAAAGAGAATTGG atgtcGGTGGTGATTTTCAATGGGATTTGTCTCAACTACGTGAAGTTCATTTACGACGCTATAACTTGCGACGAAGTGCACTTGAATTTTTTTTACTCAACCAaactaattattttattaattttacaaAACAA ACTCGTAACAAGATTTATTCAAAGCTTTTGTCTCTACATCCACCCAATCTTATTTATGCCAGTTCTCGTAGTCCTGCTGAAATGTTGGCCGACTCGGGAATAACTCAG AAGTGGGTAAGAAGGCAGATTTCGAACTTTGACTATTTGATGCAGTTGAATACTATTTCTGGAAGAAGTTACAATGACTTCAGCCAGTATCCAGTG TTTCCATGGATTTTGAAAGACTATCACTCTGAAGAACTGGACCTTAACAATCCGGACATATTTCGTGACCTTACTAAACCCATCGGAGTGCA GAATCCAGCACATGTTGCAGAAGTGGCAGAAAA ATATGAGATGTTCTTTGATCCTGGTGGTATTGTGGATAAGTTTCATTACGGAACACACTACTCTAATGCAGCTAGTGTTATGCACTATTTGGTCAGGCTGGAACCGTTTACTTCATTACACATTCAACTCCAGGGTGGAAA GTTTGATCTCGCCGATCGTCAGTTCTATTCAATACCAGCCGCATGGGAAACGTTATTGAAGAATCCTAATGACGTCAAAGAACTCATTCCAGAATTCTTTTATTTCCCTGAGTTTTTGGTCAATCAGAATC gtATCGACCTTGGTGAATTGCAAACCGGACAGAGGGTTGACGATGTTGTATTACCAGCTTGGGCTGCTAGTCCGGAA ACTTCATAAGACTTCATATggaaacacagacaagcaTTG GAGTCAGAGTATGTCTCAGACCATCTTCACGAATGGATTGATCTCATTTTTGGATACAAGCAGAGAGGGCCGGCTGCTGTTGAGGCTTTGAACGTATTCTATTATTGTACATACGAAG GTGCCGTCGATTTGGATGCCATTACTAATCCACAAGAACGAGAGGCATTGGAAGGAATGATCAAGAACTTTGGTCAAACTCCAACACAGCTGCTGAAG GACGCACATCCGAAGCGTATGTCTGTTGACGAGGCATCGCATTACAACAAGAGACTAGCCGAGAATGCGACTCTCGCACCCGATGTATTCGAGAATCTAGAGAAACTCAAAGCTTACTTTGTCGAAGTTTACAAAGACGGCGATCCTGTTGTGTACATAGGCATAGCAGGAAGGAAGTCACAGTCGTTCCTTCATTCAGGATTACCAAGAGATCTT GTGACCGTGAATGAGTATGGCGTCAGGCATAATCATGACTGGCTACCGTACTCAACAGGAAAGAAATGTCCTTTCACGTTCAATATGGATCCATTGCTTGCGTCTTCCAG GTCGTTGCCAAGTCTTGGTGCTCCGTTCTCTCCTGACTTAGTTGTCAAGTcgcatctgtttgtgttgacacGCGATGGCAAAATGTTTATAGTAGCCGGCCATTGGGATAACAGTTTTCGAGTCTGGTTGTCAGCAAAGGGAAAGATGACTCAAATCATTAGAAAGCACACCG ATGTGGTGACGTGTGTGGCAGCAGACAGTCGTGGCCAGTACTTGATCACTGGAAGCAGAGACACTACGTGTAGAGTGTGGCTTATTCTACATCAG
- the LOC134184417 gene encoding neurobeachin-like protein 1 — translation MLDFWIAMLNSVRFLMSCNDVAALQAMFVNVGCFQRMIEVLSIAQQNASSKSHQLSQLCVAVVKAVATVMGDSVSAK, via the exons ATGCTTGACTTTTGGATTGCAATGTTGA ATTCTGTACGTTTCCTGATGTCATGCAACGATGTTGCTGCACTTCAG GCCATGTTTGTCAACGTCGGGTGTTTTCAACGAATGATTGAAGTTTTGAGTATTGCACAA CAAAATGCTTCGTCTAAATCGCACCAGTTGAGCCAACTGTGTGTCGCTGTGGTCAAGGCAGTAGCAACAGTCATGGGTGACTCGGTATCAGCAAAG tag
- the LOC134184155 gene encoding uncharacterized protein LOC134184155 yields MAEGTRAAKRQLLVALEHGISSDEMTDLVLKYCQQFVRDYGSISCPLDPQFRLTPKSCQERNEELLRQVAVAGQPHILKLVLQSLSTLSMNLTTDGVATVADGASGIIESTVAVVGCLSLMAKCPANVAVLSSHLTVDAVTSIGTAAIRMLCEVPHEGKKRPVNVFNVMLSVYNICFDF; encoded by the exons ATGGCGGAAGGGACAAG AGCTGCCAAACGGCAACTACTTGTAGCACTTGAACACGGAATAAGCTCAGACGAAATGACAGATCTG GTTTTGAAGTATTGCCAGCAGTTCGTTCGAGATTATGGCAGCATATCTTGCCCTCTAGACCCGCAGTTTCGGTTGACACCAAAGTCTTGTCAAGAAAG AAATGAGGAGTTATTACGACAAGTTGCTGTGGCTGGCCAACCACATATTCTGAAACTGGTGCTACAAAGTCTTTCAACTTTGTCTATGAATTTAACAACAG ATGGTGTGGCGACTGTAGCTGATGGTGCAAGTGGAATTATTGAGAGtacagttgctgttgttggcTGCTTATCTCTAATGGCAAA gtGTCCTGCTAACGTTGCGGTGCTTTCTTCCCACCTAACTGTTGACGCAGTAACATCAATTGGCACGGCTGCAATTAGAATG CTTTGTGAGGTACCACATGAGGGGAAGAAGAGGCCAGTCAACGTCTTCAACGTCATGCTTTCTGTTTATAACATTTGCTTTGATTTCTAG